A genomic segment from Streptosporangium roseum DSM 43021 encodes:
- a CDS encoding ATP-binding protein, producing MERNPWWRGNLPAETSGFIGRETEIRELLKLLAETSLVTVTGGGGVGKSRIAVKAAEECRDSYPDGTWLVELSGERNGELLASIVAAVLGVREHSARPRIETLAEFLADKHLLVLLDACERLLDACRALVAAILERAPGVRVIVTSRRALGLPREALLSVEPFETPAPDAADPRTDDALRLFLDRARDVLPGLAEKSLLARVPGGYRQPEAIRDHGGEWLVRLGEEARLVQRHRRYHLDPAREADAAWYGPRQEEWAARLNFSITDIRLALDSGDPAAPLSVELAGMLWILWSCLGRSSEGRHYMGRSIDAAPVTDPGLPRLLWADGCVAIAQGDLESGRRRAEAALSAALDRGDYEAAGHAQLRPAGGSPAGGSPAVGALHKVEPGIELVREYFHRAGGATVGEPLALVTVAMAATWRGEFTEAVSVLEEVRRLCDARGERWARASADYVLSIAQLGLGRVAEAAVSARQSLDAKWRFRDATGVALAADQLAVIAAVQGDGYRTARMQGAGVRLRAMFGLREFGSEGMSEPRTVAERTARQLLGDDAYDAAFAEGNDDDPDSAVAYALG from the coding sequence ATGGAACGGAACCCATGGTGGCGCGGGAACCTCCCCGCGGAGACGAGCGGCTTCATCGGCCGTGAGACCGAGATCCGGGAGCTGCTGAAGCTCCTGGCCGAGACCTCACTGGTCACAGTCACCGGCGGCGGAGGGGTCGGCAAGTCACGGATCGCCGTCAAGGCGGCGGAGGAATGCCGCGACTCCTATCCGGACGGCACCTGGCTGGTGGAACTGTCCGGCGAGCGCAACGGCGAGCTGCTCGCCTCCATCGTCGCGGCGGTCCTGGGGGTGCGCGAGCATTCGGCCCGCCCCCGGATCGAGACGCTGGCCGAGTTCCTCGCGGACAAGCACCTCCTGGTGCTGCTGGACGCATGCGAGCGTCTCCTGGACGCCTGCCGCGCCCTCGTCGCCGCCATCCTGGAGCGGGCCCCGGGGGTGCGGGTCATCGTGACCTCCCGGCGGGCACTCGGTCTTCCCCGGGAGGCGCTGCTGTCCGTCGAGCCGTTCGAGACGCCCGCCCCCGATGCCGCGGACCCGCGGACGGACGACGCGCTCCGGCTGTTCCTCGACCGGGCCCGGGACGTCCTGCCCGGCCTCGCGGAGAAGTCGCTGCTCGCCCGGGTCCCCGGCGGCTACCGGCAGCCCGAGGCGATCAGGGACCACGGCGGGGAGTGGCTCGTCCGGCTCGGTGAGGAGGCCCGGCTGGTCCAGCGGCACCGCCGCTACCACCTCGACCCGGCCCGCGAGGCCGACGCCGCCTGGTACGGCCCCAGGCAGGAGGAATGGGCGGCCCGGTTGAACTTCTCGATCACCGACATCCGCCTCGCGCTCGACTCCGGCGATCCCGCCGCCCCGCTGTCCGTCGAGCTCGCCGGGATGCTCTGGATCCTCTGGTCCTGCCTGGGCCGGTCGAGCGAGGGCCGCCACTACATGGGACGGTCGATCGACGCCGCGCCCGTCACCGACCCCGGGCTGCCCAGGCTCCTGTGGGCCGACGGCTGCGTGGCCATCGCCCAGGGAGACCTGGAGTCCGGCCGCCGGCGGGCGGAGGCGGCGCTGTCGGCCGCCCTCGACCGGGGCGACTACGAGGCGGCCGGGCACGCCCAGCTCCGGCCGGCCGGCGGTTCGCCGGCCGGCGGTTCGCCGGCCGTCGGCGCCCTCCACAAGGTGGAGCCCGGCATCGAGCTGGTGCGTGAGTATTTCCACAGGGCCGGCGGCGCGACCGTCGGCGAGCCGCTCGCCCTGGTGACCGTGGCGATGGCGGCCACCTGGCGCGGCGAGTTCACCGAGGCCGTATCCGTGCTGGAGGAGGTGCGGCGGCTCTGTGACGCCCGGGGCGAGCGCTGGGCCCGCGCCAGCGCCGACTACGTGCTCTCCATCGCCCAGCTCGGCCTCGGGCGGGTGGCCGAGGCGGCGGTGTCGGCCCGGCAGTCGCTCGACGCCAAGTGGCGCTTCCGTGACGCCACCGGAGTGGCCCTGGCCGCCGACCAGCTCGCGGTGATCGCCGCGGTCCAGGGAGACGGCTACCGCACGGCCCGCATGCAGGGTGCGGGAGTGCGGCTGCGGGCCATGTTCGGGCTGCGGGAGTTCGGTTCGGAGGGCATGTCGGAGCCGAGGACGGTCGCCGAGCGCACGGCCAGGCAGCTGCTCGGCGACGACGCCTACGACGCGGCCTTCGCCGAGGGCAACGACGACGACCCCGACTCCGCGGTGGCCTACGCCCTCGGTTGA
- a CDS encoding ATP-binding protein yields the protein MRADVFVGRQTELDEVSALLSKARHVTLTGTAGVGKTCLALRLARTLESEFPGGVHVVDLSDAPGDLTSLAGMLADVIGVDRRPGVPVLEALVNDLVPRRSLIVLDTCDRVVGTAGILAGLLLRSVEELRILVTSRQRLGLPGEHLYQVDGLRPDDAVELLTILADRRLDGVEPAELCGRLDNLPLAIELAAAGPDPATTDVFAAAADTRRHSSMRAAYGWSHELCGPQERLLWARASIFDGTFDLEAAKDVCAADGLGADEVLDTLLGLLDKSVLTREEGECGVRYRMPGTVRAFGAGWLDLLGETDEMRLRHRDHFLALSARAEMGWQCQQLEWYRRLVLECANVRQAIEYCYSRPDERRKGLDLVGNLWFLWACCGMHAPGNNFLQQGLDLDPTPSPERIKALWVHAWVSIQRGDLVRAERALAECVAEDSHGYATAYVSQFQAHLAVLRGDVGEALRLIRNARVRHRSTGNVFPGFLPTYTVVATAMILAGNHGQAVSVLQEGRELCDSCGDQWTLIRLDLLLALAEHLLGNSAEAVVATHDSLRGARLFGDTFSMLEALEVSAVIAEAGVDDALAALLLGASYAAWTRAEVPPSRSPMLTSLLRTAKLRLRGRMGRAEFERLTGLGASTGLEAAVEHALRGTFP from the coding sequence ATGAGAGCGGACGTCTTCGTCGGCAGACAGACAGAGCTGGACGAGGTTTCCGCCCTGCTGTCAAAAGCCAGGCATGTCACGCTGACCGGCACCGCGGGGGTGGGGAAGACCTGCCTCGCGCTCCGCCTGGCCCGGACCCTCGAATCCGAGTTCCCCGGGGGCGTCCACGTCGTCGACCTGTCCGACGCTCCCGGAGACCTCACCTCCCTGGCCGGGATGCTCGCCGACGTGATCGGCGTCGACCGGCGGCCGGGCGTGCCCGTGCTGGAGGCCCTGGTCAACGACCTCGTCCCGCGCCGCAGCCTGATCGTCCTCGACACCTGCGACCGCGTCGTCGGTACGGCGGGCATCCTGGCCGGCCTGCTGCTGCGGTCCGTCGAGGAGCTGCGGATCCTGGTCACCAGCAGGCAGCGGCTGGGGCTGCCCGGCGAGCACCTCTACCAGGTCGACGGCCTGCGCCCGGACGACGCCGTCGAGCTGCTCACCATTCTCGCCGACAGAAGGCTCGACGGCGTGGAGCCGGCCGAGCTCTGCGGACGGCTCGACAACCTGCCCCTGGCGATCGAGCTCGCCGCCGCCGGCCCCGATCCGGCCACCACCGACGTGTTCGCCGCCGCCGCCGACACCCGCCGGCACAGCTCCATGCGGGCCGCCTACGGCTGGAGCCACGAGCTGTGCGGCCCGCAGGAACGCCTCCTGTGGGCCAGGGCGTCGATCTTCGACGGCACGTTCGACCTCGAAGCCGCCAAGGACGTCTGCGCCGCCGACGGCCTCGGCGCCGACGAGGTCCTCGACACCCTGCTCGGCCTGCTGGACAAGTCCGTCCTCACCAGGGAGGAAGGGGAGTGCGGCGTCCGCTACCGCATGCCGGGCACCGTCCGCGCGTTCGGCGCCGGCTGGCTGGACCTCCTCGGGGAGACCGACGAGATGCGGCTGCGGCACCGCGACCACTTCCTCGCCCTGTCGGCCCGCGCCGAGATGGGCTGGCAGTGCCAGCAGCTGGAGTGGTACCGCAGGCTGGTCCTGGAGTGCGCCAACGTGCGCCAGGCCATCGAATACTGCTACTCCCGGCCCGACGAACGCCGCAAAGGCCTCGACCTGGTCGGCAACCTGTGGTTCCTGTGGGCCTGCTGCGGCATGCACGCCCCCGGCAACAACTTTCTCCAGCAGGGCCTGGACCTCGACCCCACCCCCAGCCCCGAGCGGATCAAGGCACTGTGGGTGCACGCCTGGGTGTCGATCCAGCGCGGCGACCTCGTACGCGCGGAGCGCGCCCTCGCCGAGTGCGTCGCCGAAGACTCCCATGGATACGCCACGGCCTACGTCAGCCAGTTCCAGGCCCACCTGGCGGTCCTCCGGGGCGACGTGGGCGAGGCCCTGCGGCTGATCAGGAACGCCCGGGTGCGGCACCGCTCGACCGGCAACGTCTTCCCCGGATTCCTGCCCACCTACACGGTCGTGGCCACCGCCATGATCCTCGCGGGCAACCACGGGCAGGCCGTGTCCGTCCTGCAGGAGGGCCGCGAGCTGTGCGACTCCTGCGGCGACCAGTGGACCCTCATCCGCCTGGACCTCCTGCTGGCCCTGGCCGAGCACCTTCTCGGCAACAGCGCCGAGGCCGTCGTGGCCACCCACGACTCCCTGCGCGGCGCCCGGCTGTTCGGCGACACCTTCTCCATGCTGGAGGCGCTGGAGGTGTCCGCCGTGATCGCCGAGGCCGGCGTGGACGACGCGCTCGCCGCCCTCCTGCTCGGCGCCTCCTACGCCGCCTGGACGCGCGCGGAGGTGCCGCCCAGCCGCTCGCCCATGCTCACGAGCCTGCTGCGCACCGCCAAACTGAGGCTGCGCGGGCGCATGGGCAGGGCGGAGTTCGAGCGGCTGACCGGGCTGGGAGCGTCGACCGGCCTGGAGGCCGCCGTGGAGCACGCGCTCCGGGGGACCTTCCCCTGA
- a CDS encoding adenosine deaminase — MPRPLSELPKAHLHLHFTGSMRHSTLIELAQEQGLHLPDALKEDWPPKLRATDERGWFRFQRLYDIARTVLQRESDVYRLVREAAEDEAAEGSRWLEIQVDPSGYAHRFGGLTPTLELMLDAAHKAAGYAGIGVAVVVAANRTRHPLDAKTLARLATQYMDQGVVGFGLSNDERRGRARDFDGAFRLAKRAGLLAVPHGGELLGAGSVAECVDVLGADRVGHGVRAAESPRLMELLADRRITCEICPTSNIGLGVVEQAEDVPLRRLFDAGVPIALGADDPLLFGARLLPQYELARQVYGFGDAELAELARQSVRASAAPESVRENLLKEIDGWLASEGPEVPEGAAG; from the coding sequence ATGCCACGTCCCCTCAGCGAACTGCCCAAGGCCCACCTGCATCTGCACTTCACCGGCTCGATGCGGCACTCCACCCTGATCGAGCTCGCCCAGGAGCAGGGCCTGCACCTGCCGGACGCGCTGAAGGAGGACTGGCCGCCCAAACTCCGGGCGACGGACGAGCGGGGCTGGTTCCGGTTCCAGCGGCTGTACGACATCGCGCGGACGGTCCTGCAGCGGGAGTCCGACGTCTACCGGCTGGTGCGCGAGGCCGCCGAGGACGAGGCCGCAGAGGGGTCGCGGTGGCTGGAGATCCAGGTGGACCCGTCCGGGTACGCCCACCGGTTCGGCGGGCTCACCCCGACCCTGGAGCTGATGCTCGACGCCGCGCACAAGGCGGCCGGCTACGCGGGGATAGGGGTCGCGGTCGTGGTGGCCGCCAACCGGACCCGGCATCCGCTGGACGCCAAGACGCTGGCCCGCCTCGCCACGCAGTACATGGACCAGGGCGTGGTCGGGTTCGGGCTCTCCAACGACGAGCGCCGCGGCCGGGCCCGTGACTTCGACGGGGCGTTCCGGCTCGCCAAGCGGGCCGGGCTGCTGGCCGTACCGCACGGCGGGGAGCTGCTGGGCGCCGGCAGCGTGGCCGAGTGCGTGGACGTGCTGGGCGCCGACCGGGTGGGGCACGGCGTGCGCGCGGCCGAGTCGCCGAGGCTGATGGAGCTCCTCGCCGACCGGCGGATCACGTGTGAGATCTGCCCCACCTCCAACATCGGGCTCGGGGTGGTCGAGCAGGCCGAGGACGTGCCACTGCGGCGGCTGTTCGACGCCGGGGTGCCGATCGCGCTGGGCGCCGACGACCCGTTGCTGTTCGGCGCCCGGTTGCTGCCGCAGTACGAGCTGGCCAGGCAGGTGTACGGCTTCGGCGACGCGGAGCTGGCCGAGCTGGCCCGGCAGTCGGTCCGGGCGTCGGCGGCCCCGGAGTCGGTGCGCGAGAACCTGCTCAAGGAGATCGACGGCTGGCTGGCCTCGGAGGGGCCGGAGGTCCCGGAGGGGGCAGCGGGCTGA
- a CDS encoding pyridoxal phosphate-dependent aminotransferase: MTRPRISARISAISESATLAVDAKAKAMKAAGRPVIGFGAGEPDFATPDYIVEAAVEACRNPRFHKYTPAGGLPELKQAIADKTLRDSGYQVDAAQVLVTNGGKQAVYEAFATLLDPGDEVLVIAPYWTTYPEAIKLAGGVQVDVVTDETTGYLASVEQLEAARTERTKVLLFVSPSNPTGAVYTPEQVEAIGRWAAGHDLWVVTDEIYEHLTYGDATFASIATVVPELGDKVVVLNGVAKTYAMTGWRVGWLIGPKDVVKAATNLQSHATSNVSNVSQAAALAAVTGDLAAVAMMREAFDRRRQTMVRMLNEIPGVLCPEPKGAFYAYPSVKELLGKDFGGKRPQTSAELAEIILEEAEVALVPGEAFGTPGYFRLSYALGDEDLVEGVSRVAKFLGDAR; the protein is encoded by the coding sequence ATGACCCGTCCTCGCATCTCAGCGCGCATCTCCGCGATCTCCGAGTCCGCCACGCTCGCCGTGGACGCCAAGGCCAAGGCGATGAAGGCGGCGGGCCGCCCGGTCATCGGCTTCGGCGCCGGCGAGCCGGACTTCGCGACTCCCGACTACATCGTCGAAGCGGCCGTCGAGGCGTGCCGGAACCCCAGGTTCCACAAGTACACGCCGGCCGGCGGCCTCCCGGAGCTGAAGCAGGCCATCGCCGACAAGACGCTCCGCGACTCCGGCTACCAGGTCGACGCCGCCCAGGTCCTGGTCACCAACGGCGGCAAGCAGGCCGTCTACGAGGCGTTCGCCACGCTGCTGGACCCGGGTGACGAGGTTCTGGTCATCGCCCCCTACTGGACGACCTACCCCGAGGCCATCAAGCTGGCCGGCGGCGTCCAGGTCGATGTCGTGACCGACGAGACCACCGGCTACCTCGCGAGTGTGGAGCAGCTCGAAGCCGCCCGCACCGAGCGCACGAAGGTCCTGCTGTTCGTCTCCCCGTCCAACCCGACCGGCGCGGTCTACACCCCCGAGCAGGTCGAGGCGATCGGCCGCTGGGCCGCCGGGCACGACCTGTGGGTCGTCACCGACGAGATCTACGAGCACCTCACCTACGGCGACGCGACCTTCGCCAGCATCGCCACCGTCGTCCCCGAGCTGGGCGACAAGGTCGTCGTCCTCAACGGCGTCGCCAAGACCTACGCGATGACCGGCTGGCGGGTGGGCTGGCTGATCGGCCCCAAGGACGTCGTCAAGGCCGCGACCAACCTGCAGTCGCACGCCACCTCCAACGTCTCCAACGTCTCCCAGGCCGCCGCCCTGGCCGCCGTCACCGGCGACCTGGCGGCCGTGGCGATGATGCGCGAGGCCTTCGACCGCCGGCGCCAGACCATGGTCCGCATGCTGAACGAGATCCCGGGCGTGCTCTGCCCCGAGCCGAAGGGCGCGTTCTACGCCTACCCGTCGGTCAAGGAGCTGCTGGGCAAGGACTTCGGCGGCAAGCGCCCGCAGACGTCCGCCGAGCTGGCCGAGATCATCCTTGAGGAGGCCGAGGTCGCCCTCGTCCCCGGCGAGGCCTTCGGCACCCCGGGCTACTTCCGCCTGTCCTACGCACTGGGCGACGAGGACCTCGTCGAGGGCGTCAGCCGGGTGGCCAAGTTCCTGGGCGACGCCCGCTAG
- a CDS encoding ATP-binding protein, which produces MAETRTRRDNIPAETSSLVGRRAELDEIAVLIGRSPLVTLTGVAGVGKTRLAIRTADRLRDSFADGVWVVELSAEQNGDLIGHDIAEVLGLREQSARPQSEVLADFVADKRLLLVLDTCDHLIDACAALLRRVLSDAPHARVLATSRQPLGLPGERVLPIEPLAVPEPGSTGAAGTDAVRLFTERAHALVPDLTLDPVAVAQVCRLLDGIPLAVELAVRRLRALSVQQIAERLDDRFALLVGGSRTPLRRHQTMRTAVGWSHELCTAEERLLWARLSVFAGWFDADDARAVCADERLSWLPLLRLVDKSILIAEGSRYRMLDTIRDYGREWLRRLGEEKTLIRRHRDHYLAQARRAEAEWYGPHQLRWADWAHRELPNLKVALDHDDGFDLVTALWFVWCCLGQVRQGRYYLDRVLRRHKRPSPARTKALWAYAWAALSAGDTAAARDRAAEAYEAAMAAGDFAAAGCARQNAAAAALICGDLDGAERLAAEAAELFGRAVSSHIGLPLAEVTLAVAFGVRGEFDRAVEVLTRQWARCAERGELWARSHGDHARSLAELGRGEPGIAEVYARAALDGKWRLGDAMGSAMAMDQLAATAVARGDGRRAACLLGAGRRMWTAFGLPRSGVPEPVTPPARGEGPLLPHEGPVLPYEGPVASHGGPLPSHELSPPPRRSPVLPSREGSHLSHEASAPPREGPPPARGGPVPSRQGFPISRELTESRARALVGDAVYERLFAQGLAMDPGAAVARIRDTRGFDHL; this is translated from the coding sequence GTGGCGGAGACGCGGACGCGCCGGGACAACATCCCGGCGGAGACGAGCAGTCTCGTCGGGCGCAGAGCGGAACTCGACGAGATCGCCGTGCTGATCGGCCGCTCACCGCTGGTGACCCTCACCGGGGTCGCCGGCGTGGGCAAGACGAGGCTGGCCATCAGGACGGCCGACCGGCTCCGTGACTCCTTCGCCGACGGGGTGTGGGTCGTCGAGCTGTCGGCCGAGCAGAACGGTGACCTGATCGGTCACGACATCGCCGAGGTGCTCGGCCTGCGCGAGCAGTCGGCGCGCCCCCAGTCCGAGGTGCTGGCCGACTTCGTCGCGGACAAGAGGCTGCTGCTGGTCCTGGACACCTGCGACCATCTGATCGACGCCTGCGCGGCGCTGCTGCGCCGGGTGCTGTCGGATGCCCCGCACGCGCGGGTGCTCGCCACCAGCCGCCAGCCGCTCGGCCTGCCCGGGGAGCGGGTGCTGCCGATCGAGCCGCTGGCGGTGCCCGAACCCGGGTCCACCGGCGCCGCCGGGACCGACGCGGTCCGGCTGTTCACCGAGCGGGCCCACGCGCTGGTGCCCGACCTCACCCTCGATCCGGTGGCGGTCGCCCAGGTCTGCCGCCTGCTGGACGGCATCCCACTGGCCGTCGAGCTCGCCGTCCGGCGGCTGCGGGCGCTGTCGGTCCAGCAGATCGCCGAACGGCTGGACGACCGCTTCGCGCTGCTCGTCGGCGGGAGCCGTACCCCGCTGAGACGCCACCAGACCATGCGCACCGCGGTCGGCTGGAGCCATGAGCTCTGCACCGCCGAGGAGCGCCTGCTCTGGGCGCGGCTGTCGGTCTTCGCCGGCTGGTTCGACGCCGACGACGCGCGGGCGGTCTGCGCCGACGAGCGGCTGAGCTGGCTCCCGCTGCTCAGGCTCGTGGACAAGTCGATCCTGATCGCCGAGGGGTCGCGCTACCGGATGCTCGACACGATCCGCGACTACGGCAGGGAGTGGCTGCGCCGGCTGGGCGAGGAGAAGACCCTGATCCGCCGCCATCGCGACCACTACCTGGCGCAGGCCCGCAGGGCCGAGGCCGAGTGGTACGGCCCGCACCAGCTCCGGTGGGCCGACTGGGCCCACCGCGAGCTGCCGAACCTGAAGGTGGCCCTCGACCACGACGACGGGTTCGACCTGGTGACGGCCCTGTGGTTCGTCTGGTGCTGCCTGGGCCAGGTCCGGCAGGGCCGCTACTACCTGGACCGGGTGCTCCGGCGGCACAAGCGGCCGAGTCCGGCGCGGACCAAGGCGCTGTGGGCGTACGCCTGGGCCGCGCTCAGCGCGGGTGACACCGCCGCGGCCCGCGACCGGGCGGCCGAGGCCTACGAGGCGGCGATGGCCGCGGGCGACTTCGCCGCCGCCGGGTGCGCCCGGCAGAACGCCGCAGCCGCGGCTCTGATCTGCGGCGACCTCGACGGAGCCGAACGTCTCGCGGCCGAGGCGGCGGAGCTGTTCGGGCGGGCGGTCTCCTCCCACATCGGGCTCCCCCTCGCCGAGGTGACGCTCGCCGTGGCGTTCGGTGTCCGGGGCGAGTTCGACCGGGCCGTGGAGGTGCTGACGCGGCAGTGGGCGCGGTGCGCGGAACGCGGCGAGCTGTGGGCGCGTTCCCACGGCGACCACGCGCGGTCGCTCGCCGAGCTGGGCCGCGGTGAGCCCGGCATCGCCGAGGTCTACGCGCGCGCGGCGCTCGACGGGAAGTGGCGCCTGGGTGACGCGATGGGCAGCGCCATGGCGATGGACCAGCTCGCCGCCACCGCCGTGGCGCGCGGTGACGGGCGGCGGGCCGCGTGCCTGCTCGGCGCCGGCCGGCGGATGTGGACGGCCTTCGGCCTGCCCCGGTCCGGCGTGCCCGAGCCCGTGACTCCGCCCGCGCGCGGTGAGGGGCCCCTGCTCCCCCACGAGGGGCCGGTCCTCCCATACGAGGGTCCGGTGGCGTCTCACGGTGGTCCGCTCCCGTCGCACGAGCTTTCCCCGCCGCCTCGCAGGAGCCCCGTGCTGCCGTCCCGTGAGGGTTCTCACCTGTCGCACGAGGCTTCCGCGCCGCCTCGCGAAGGCCCTCCGCCCGCACGCGGGGGCCCCGTGCCGTCCCGCCAGGGCTTCCCGATCTCCCGCGAGCTCACGGAGAGCCGGGCCAGGGCTCTCGTCGGAGACGCGGTCTACGAGCGCCTGTTCGCCCAGGGGCTGGCCATGGATCCGGGCGCGGCCGTGGCGCGGATTCGGGATACCCGGGGCTTCGATCACCTTTAG
- a CDS encoding ATP-binding protein: protein MPRGDGGMGAFVGRRAEVAEITALLDRVRLVTLSGSGGVGKTRLGLEIAGRVAPGTAVIVDVAAVDGPEALAPAVTCALGGPDVSLLVLDTCEALIDQVASLVSELLTADPRLRVLAISRQSLAVSGEHLRVLAGLSGAEACTLLAALSGAWLPEVCDRLDGLPLAIELAAVRLRTMSPADVLAGLDDRFGLLVDDSRGPSRHRALATCIGWSHRLCTVGERLLWARASVFAGEFDLEAATYVCQDDEFGAEDMADMIAGLVDKSVLLRRQTPAGVRFRMLEGLREFGAGWLARLGRQGAVRLRHRDFYLRLARCAEAEWRGRQLLWCHRLRLELGNLRLALETGMETGTGLDLAGALWFLWVCCGMQEEGRHHLDRALAGDRRAGPARTKALWVCAWVAAVQGDLPSAEGRLSECRAGDPDGHAAAYVNQLRAQVAAQRGEAARAMPLIRDARDRHRSAGDVFPGLLPSSTVMAASLLAGGDVDAAVEVLTDCLELCEACQESWTRSHLRHLRAQADCLRGDVAAAGEHAREALRTARLFGDRVAQASGVELIGVLAIAEGRVERGATLLAAARGAWSALGGGHLRSPVLALISDSAALDAKCERFGNFTARGRKFDLETAVSFALGEKETPPEEGRPTGS, encoded by the coding sequence ATGCCCCGAGGGGACGGTGGGATGGGCGCGTTCGTCGGCAGGCGGGCCGAGGTCGCGGAGATCACGGCCCTGCTCGACCGGGTGCGGCTCGTCACCCTGTCCGGCAGCGGAGGCGTGGGCAAGACCCGGCTCGGCCTTGAGATCGCCGGGAGGGTCGCCCCGGGGACGGCGGTGATCGTCGACGTCGCCGCCGTGGACGGCCCCGAGGCGCTGGCCCCTGCCGTCACCTGCGCGCTGGGCGGACCGGATGTCTCCCTGCTCGTGCTGGACACCTGCGAAGCGCTGATCGACCAGGTGGCCTCGCTGGTGAGCGAGCTGCTCACGGCGGACCCCCGGCTCCGCGTCCTGGCGATCAGCCGCCAGTCGCTCGCGGTCTCCGGCGAGCACCTGCGGGTGCTGGCCGGCCTGTCCGGCGCGGAGGCGTGCACCCTTCTCGCCGCTCTGAGCGGCGCGTGGCTCCCCGAGGTGTGCGACAGGCTCGACGGTCTCCCGCTGGCGATCGAGCTGGCGGCCGTACGGCTGCGCACGATGAGCCCCGCCGACGTTCTCGCCGGCCTGGACGACCGGTTCGGCCTCCTGGTGGACGACAGCCGCGGCCCGTCCCGCCACCGGGCGCTGGCCACCTGCATCGGCTGGAGCCACCGGCTGTGCACGGTCGGGGAACGGCTGCTCTGGGCACGGGCCTCGGTGTTCGCGGGGGAGTTCGACCTGGAGGCGGCCACCTACGTCTGCCAGGACGACGAGTTCGGCGCCGAGGACATGGCCGACATGATCGCCGGCCTGGTGGACAAGTCCGTGCTGCTCCGCCGGCAGACCCCGGCGGGAGTCCGGTTCCGGATGCTTGAGGGGCTGCGCGAGTTCGGCGCCGGCTGGCTCGCGCGGCTCGGCCGGCAGGGCGCGGTACGGCTGCGCCACCGTGACTTCTACCTGCGCCTCGCCCGCTGTGCCGAGGCGGAGTGGCGGGGGCGCCAGCTGCTCTGGTGCCACAGGCTCCGGCTGGAGCTGGGCAATCTCCGGCTGGCGCTGGAGACCGGCATGGAGACCGGGACCGGCCTGGACCTCGCGGGCGCGCTGTGGTTCCTGTGGGTGTGCTGCGGCATGCAGGAGGAAGGGCGGCACCACCTTGACAGGGCCCTGGCGGGGGACCGCAGGGCGGGCCCCGCGCGGACCAAGGCCCTGTGGGTCTGCGCCTGGGTCGCCGCCGTCCAGGGCGACCTGCCGTCGGCGGAGGGACGGCTCTCCGAGTGCCGCGCGGGCGATCCCGACGGCCACGCGGCGGCCTACGTCAACCAGCTCCGGGCGCAGGTCGCCGCCCAGCGCGGCGAGGCCGCCCGTGCCATGCCGCTCATCCGGGACGCCCGTGACCGGCACCGTTCGGCCGGCGACGTCTTCCCCGGCCTGCTGCCCAGCTCCACCGTCATGGCCGCCTCGCTGCTGGCCGGGGGAGACGTCGACGCCGCGGTCGAGGTCCTCACCGACTGCCTTGAGCTCTGTGAGGCCTGCCAGGAGTCCTGGACCCGCTCCCATCTCCGCCACCTCCGCGCCCAGGCGGACTGCCTGCGCGGTGACGTCGCCGCCGCCGGAGAGCACGCCCGCGAGGCCCTGCGGACCGCCCGTCTCTTCGGCGACCGGGTGGCCCAGGCCTCCGGGGTCGAGCTGATCGGGGTGCTGGCGATCGCGGAGGGACGGGTGGAGAGGGGGGCGACGTTGCTGGCGGCCGCCCGCGGCGCCTGGTCCGCGCTGGGGGGCGGGCACCTGCGCTCGCCCGTCCTGGCGTTGATCAGCGACTCTGCCGCATTAGATGCCAAATGTGAGCGATTCGGAAATTTCACCGCGCGTGGGAGGAAGTTCGACCTCGAAACCGCGGTGAGTTTTGCACTGGGTGAGAAGGAAACCCCACCCGAGGAAGGGCGTCCGACCGGTTCGTGA
- a CDS encoding RNA polymerase sigma factor has protein sequence MRASPRVLPCGGISPDTAKEPPTDDDEAIARSLAGDLAAYEVLVTRYSALAHRTAAMLGAADETEDVVQEAFVKAYRHLATFRRDAPFRPWLLRIVANETHNLTRSRGRRAELAVKLTELDPPGADGPEDVAVATDRRARLLDVVRTLPEREREVVVCRYFLQLSEAETAQVLDLPAGTVKSRTFRGLQRLREGVARDLT, from the coding sequence TTGAGGGCTTCCCCTCGGGTGCTCCCGTGCGGTGGAATCTCTCCCGACACCGCGAAGGAGCCCCCGACGGACGACGACGAGGCGATCGCCCGCTCCCTGGCCGGTGACCTGGCCGCCTACGAGGTGCTGGTCACCCGCTACAGCGCGCTCGCACATCGCACGGCGGCGATGCTCGGCGCCGCGGACGAGACCGAGGACGTGGTCCAGGAGGCGTTCGTCAAGGCCTACCGCCACCTGGCCACCTTCCGTCGTGACGCGCCGTTCCGTCCGTGGCTGCTGCGGATCGTGGCCAACGAGACCCACAACCTGACCCGTTCGCGGGGCCGCCGGGCCGAGCTCGCCGTGAAGCTGACCGAGCTGGACCCTCCCGGCGCGGACGGCCCGGAGGACGTGGCCGTCGCCACCGACCGGCGCGCCCGGCTCCTCGACGTGGTGCGTACGCTTCCCGAGCGGGAACGTGAAGTCGTCGTCTGCCGGTACTTCCTGCAGCTGTCGGAGGCCGAGACCGCCCAGGTGCTCGACCTCCCGGCCGGCACCGTCAAGTCGCGGACCTTCCGCGGCCTGCAGCGTCTGCGTGAGGGGGTGGCCCGTGACCTCACCTGA